One window from the genome of Amaranthus tricolor cultivar Red isolate AtriRed21 chromosome 9, ASM2621246v1, whole genome shotgun sequence encodes:
- the LOC130823179 gene encoding uncharacterized protein LOC130823179, giving the protein MEMKIRFLNAMAQMPKYAKFLKDLLSNKKKLEEEIISLPHQLGNFEPKGALADLGASISLMSISIAKKLPFSLRPSRKTIQLADRSIKVPCGELDDVPIQVGELVVPCDFVVMEMEEGPYTPLILGRAVLKTLRAVINFHNDTIKVEVAQVKVVFKISPILKKSMVEQVCRLEVVERKLEKYQREIGIRYSERDEDSYEEVEQLEEQVGRT; this is encoded by the exons atggagatgaagatTCGGTTTCTTAATGCAATGGCACAAATGCCTAAGTATGCTAAGTTCTTGAAAGACCTACTCTCCAACAAGAAGAAGCTTGAGGAAGAAATAATCAGTCTCCCCCATCAG TTGGGGAATTTTGAACCCAAAGGGGCGCTCGCCGATCTAGGAGCCTCGATTAGCCTTATGTCAATATCCATTGCCAAGAAGCTACCTTTTAGCCTCAGACCTTCCAGAAAGACAATCCAATTGGCAGATAGGAGTATAAAGGTTCCATGTGGAGAGCTTGATGATGTACCTATCCAAGTGGGAGAACTAGTGGTCCCTTGCGACTTTGTAGTGATGGAGATGGAAGAGGGCCCTTATACTCCACTCATTTTGGGAAGAGCCGTCTTAAAAACACTCCGGGCGGTTATCAATTTCCATAATGACACCATAAAGGTGGAAGTAGCCCAGGTGAAGGTCGTATTCAAAATTTCCCCAATCTTGAAGAAATCTATGGTTGAACAAGTGTGCCGCCTTGAAGTTGTTGAAAGAAAACTTGAGAAATATCAGAGGGAAATTGGAATTAGGTATTCAGAGCGTGATGAGGATTCTTATGAAGAAGTTGAGCAGTTGGAAGAACAAGTGGGAAGGACCTAG